A genomic window from Synechococcus sp. CBW1107 includes:
- a CDS encoding CIA30 family protein, with protein sequence MVAPLLVVSGDGFSGWLALNDTIMGGRSSGVCRSGPSGLVLEAEVIETGGGFVSCRSPLFSPPLDLSGYRALQLDLRGDGRRYKLAVACADGVAGLTELIPGGLRWVSEFATNPEGLTTVEIPFEQLKASVRAQPMTLPLLRFDPSRITRLQILHSKFGDDGRPNPGFRAGALRLGVEAIRAVP encoded by the coding sequence ATGGTGGCACCCCTACTGGTGGTGAGCGGTGATGGCTTCAGCGGCTGGCTGGCGCTCAACGACACCATCATGGGCGGACGCAGCAGCGGCGTCTGCCGCAGCGGGCCATCGGGGCTGGTGCTGGAGGCGGAGGTGATCGAAACCGGGGGCGGCTTCGTGAGCTGCCGCTCCCCGCTGTTCTCACCGCCCCTGGATCTGAGCGGCTACCGGGCGCTCCAGCTCGATCTGCGCGGCGACGGGCGGCGCTACAAGCTGGCGGTGGCCTGCGCCGATGGGGTGGCAGGCCTCACCGAGCTGATCCCGGGGGGGCTGCGCTGGGTCAGCGAGTTCGCCACCAACCCCGAGGGCCTCACCACGGTGGAGATCCCCTTCGAGCAACTGAAAGCCTCGGTGCGGGCCCAGCCGATGACCCTGCCGCTGCTGCGCTTCGATCCCAGCCGGATCACCCGGCTGCAGATCCTGCACTCGAAATTCGGCGACGATGGCCGGCCCAACCCCGGCTTCCGCGCCGGTGCCCTGCGCCTGGGCGTGGAGGCGATCCGGGCCGTTCCCTGA
- the pgl gene encoding 6-phosphogluconolactonase translates to MRSQPPARYRIEVAADAEELARRTAETIAACIDLALAQRDRAQIALAGGGTPAAAYRLLGRERLPWQRVDVLLGDERWVAADDPSSNALMLHQTLLAEAPGSEARFQPVPTDLETPEASAVAYAATVARLCPGNPPIFDLVLLGLGDDGHTASLFPGTPATTVIDREATVSEGKGLPRVTLTAPVLSAARQVLFLVSGAGKQQALRRLLDPEESPERTPARLVSPRQPVLILADAAAAAGLEE, encoded by the coding sequence ATGCGCAGCCAACCACCGGCCAGATACCGGATCGAAGTGGCCGCCGATGCTGAGGAGCTGGCCCGGCGCACCGCCGAGACCATCGCCGCCTGCATCGATCTGGCCCTGGCCCAGCGGGACCGGGCCCAGATCGCCCTGGCGGGTGGCGGCACCCCCGCCGCCGCCTACCGGCTGCTGGGACGGGAGCGGCTGCCCTGGCAGCGGGTGGATGTGCTGCTGGGGGATGAACGCTGGGTGGCGGCCGACGACCCCTCCAGCAACGCCCTGATGCTGCATCAGACCCTGCTGGCGGAAGCCCCGGGCTCCGAGGCGCGCTTCCAGCCGGTGCCCACCGATCTGGAGACCCCGGAAGCCAGCGCCGTGGCCTATGCCGCCACGGTGGCCAGGCTCTGCCCGGGGAACCCACCGATCTTCGATCTGGTGCTGCTGGGTCTGGGGGATGACGGCCACACGGCCTCCCTGTTTCCCGGCACCCCAGCCACCACGGTGATCGACCGGGAGGCCACGGTGAGCGAGGGCAAGGGGCTTCCCCGGGTCACCCTCACCGCACCGGTGCTGAGCGCCGCGCGCCAGGTGCTCTTCCTGGTGAGTGGGGCAGGCAAACAGCAGGCGCTGCGGCGTCTGCTCGATCCCGAGGAATCACCCGAGCGCACGCCGGCCCGCCTGGTGAGTCCACGCCAGCCTGTGTTGATCCTCGCCGATGCCGCCGCTGCGGCAGGCTTGGAGGAGTGA
- the gndA gene encoding NADP-dependent phosphogluconate dehydrogenase: MSKAHFGLIGLGVMGENLVLNAERNGYSSVVFNRTYAKTEDFLNGRAAGLNIIGAHTLEEFVGALERPRRILMMIKAGEPIDAMIAQISPLLEDGDLLIDGGNSLYTDTERRVKELESQSFGYIGMGVSGGAKGALEGPSMMPGGTKAAYDAIEGLVRKMAAQVEDGPCVTYIGPGGAGHFVKTVHNGIEYGIEQILVEAYDLMKRSAGMDGLAMADVFDGWNQLEELSSYLVEITEVCLRTRDPEDGGDLVEKILDVAGQKGTGLWTVVSALEMGVPVPTIYAALNGRVMSSLHAERQAAAAVIPGPEAVAVALGDPAEGMPALRDAITLACIASYAQGMALMVEASGLHDYNLNLSAIAQIWKGGCIIRARLLQRIQNAYDANPDLANLMMDPWFADQVNARLPGLRQVVAGAALAGIPVPCLSSTLDYIDSYRTARLPQNLLQAMRDCFGAHTYQRVDREGSFHTEWL; encoded by the coding sequence ATGAGCAAAGCACACTTCGGCCTGATCGGCCTCGGAGTGATGGGCGAGAACCTGGTCCTGAACGCTGAACGCAACGGGTACTCCAGCGTCGTCTTCAACCGCACCTACGCCAAGACCGAAGACTTTCTGAATGGCCGGGCCGCCGGACTGAACATCATCGGGGCCCACACCCTCGAGGAGTTCGTCGGGGCTCTGGAACGCCCCCGCCGCATCCTGATGATGATCAAGGCGGGCGAACCGATCGACGCCATGATCGCCCAGATCTCCCCTCTGCTGGAGGACGGCGATCTGCTGATCGACGGCGGCAATTCCCTTTACACCGACACGGAACGGCGTGTGAAGGAGCTGGAAAGCCAGAGCTTCGGCTACATCGGCATGGGGGTCTCCGGCGGCGCCAAGGGGGCCCTGGAGGGGCCGAGCATGATGCCCGGAGGCACCAAGGCCGCCTACGACGCGATCGAGGGGCTGGTGCGCAAGATGGCCGCCCAGGTCGAGGACGGGCCCTGCGTCACCTACATCGGCCCCGGCGGTGCCGGCCATTTCGTCAAGACCGTCCATAACGGGATCGAGTACGGGATCGAGCAGATCCTGGTGGAGGCCTACGACCTGATGAAGCGCAGCGCCGGCATGGATGGCCTGGCGATGGCCGACGTGTTCGACGGCTGGAACCAGCTGGAGGAGCTCTCCTCCTACCTGGTGGAGATCACCGAGGTCTGCCTGCGCACCCGCGATCCCGAGGATGGCGGCGATCTGGTGGAGAAGATCCTCGATGTGGCCGGCCAGAAGGGAACCGGCCTGTGGACGGTGGTGAGCGCCCTGGAGATGGGGGTGCCCGTGCCCACCATCTACGCGGCCCTCAACGGCCGGGTGATGAGCTCCCTGCATGCCGAGCGCCAGGCGGCCGCCGCTGTGATTCCCGGCCCGGAGGCGGTGGCCGTGGCGCTGGGCGATCCGGCCGAGGGCATGCCGGCCCTGCGCGATGCCATCACGCTGGCCTGCATCGCCAGCTACGCCCAGGGCATGGCCCTGATGGTGGAGGCCTCCGGCCTGCACGACTACAACCTCAACCTCTCGGCGATCGCCCAGATCTGGAAGGGGGGCTGCATCATTCGCGCCAGGCTGCTGCAGCGGATCCAGAACGCCTACGACGCCAACCCGGATCTGGCCAATCTGATGATGGATCCCTGGTTCGCCGACCAGGTGAACGCGCGGCTGCCGGGCCTGCGACAGGTGGTGGCGGGTGCGGCCCTGGCGGGCATTCCCGTGCCCTGCCTGAGCAGCACCCTCGATTACATCGACAGCTACCGCACGGCGCGGCTGCCCCAGAACCTGCTCCAGGCCATGCGCGACTGCTTCGGCGCCCACACCTACCAACGGGTGGACCGCGAAGGCAGCTTCCACACCGAGTGGCTCTGA
- a CDS encoding glucose-1-phosphate adenylyltransferase produces MKRVLAIILGGGAGTRLYPLTKMRAKPAVPLAGKYRLIDIPISNCINSGINKIYVLTQFNSASLNRHLTQSYNLSAGFGQGFVEVLAAQQTPDSPTWFEGTADAVRKYQWLFQEWDVDQYLILSGDQLYRMDYSRFVDHHIQSGADLTVGALPVDAAQAEGFGLMRTDVDGRIREFSEKPKGAALEAMKVDTARLGLADAEAARRPYLASMGIYVFSRDTLFDLLAQNPGSTDFGKEIIPTALGQGDNLRAYLFDDYWEDIGTIGAFYEANLALTDQPKPAFSFYDEKFPIYTRPRYLPPSKLLDAQVTQSIIGEGSLLQNCSIHHCVLGVRSRIEGEVVLQDTLVMGADFFESSEERAVLRERGGIPVGVGRGTTVRRAILDKNVRIGRNVTIVNKDGIEEADRPELGYYIRNGIVVVEKNASIADGTVI; encoded by the coding sequence ATGAAGCGGGTTCTGGCGATCATTCTCGGCGGAGGCGCCGGCACCCGGCTCTACCCCCTCACCAAGATGCGGGCCAAGCCGGCTGTACCGCTGGCCGGCAAGTATCGCCTGATCGATATCCCCATCAGCAACTGCATCAACTCGGGGATCAACAAGATCTACGTGCTCACGCAGTTCAACAGTGCCTCCCTGAACCGGCACCTCACGCAGAGTTACAACCTCTCCGCCGGCTTCGGGCAAGGGTTCGTCGAAGTGCTGGCCGCCCAGCAGACCCCCGACAGCCCCACCTGGTTCGAAGGCACCGCCGATGCCGTGCGCAAATACCAGTGGCTGTTCCAGGAATGGGACGTGGATCAATACCTGATCCTCTCCGGCGATCAGCTGTACCGGATGGATTACAGCCGTTTCGTGGATCACCACATCCAGTCCGGCGCCGACCTCACGGTGGGAGCCCTGCCGGTGGATGCCGCGCAGGCCGAAGGGTTCGGGCTGATGCGCACAGACGTCGACGGGCGCATCCGTGAATTCTCCGAGAAACCCAAGGGCGCCGCCCTTGAGGCGATGAAAGTGGACACCGCCCGTCTGGGACTGGCGGATGCCGAGGCCGCCCGCCGCCCCTACCTGGCCTCCATGGGCATCTACGTCTTCAGCCGCGACACGCTCTTCGATCTGCTGGCGCAGAATCCCGGCTCCACCGATTTCGGCAAGGAGATCATTCCCACCGCCCTGGGCCAGGGTGACAATCTCAGGGCCTACCTCTTCGACGATTACTGGGAGGACATCGGCACGATCGGGGCCTTCTATGAGGCCAACCTGGCCCTGACCGACCAACCGAAACCGGCCTTCTCCTTCTACGACGAGAAGTTCCCGATCTACACCAGGCCTCGCTACCTGCCGCCCAGCAAACTACTGGATGCCCAGGTCACCCAGTCGATCATCGGCGAGGGATCGCTTCTCCAGAACTGCAGCATTCACCATTGCGTGCTCGGAGTGCGCTCCCGCATCGAAGGGGAGGTCGTCCTGCAGGACACCCTGGTGATGGGGGCCGACTTCTTCGAATCCAGTGAGGAGCGGGCCGTGCTGCGCGAACGGGGCGGCATCCCGGTGGGCGTGGGCCGCGGCACCACCGTGCGTCGGGCAATCCTCGACAAGAATGTCCGCATCGGGCGCAACGTCACGATCGTCAACAAGGACGGGATCGAGGAGGCCGATCGCCCCGAGCTGGGCTACTACATCCGCAACGGCATCGTGGTGGTGGAGAAGAACGCCAGCATCGCCGACGGCACCGTGATCTGA
- a CDS encoding glutamyl-tRNA reductase, translated as MHIAVVGLSHRTAPVEIRERLSIPEQTMEESLQNLRGDSQVLEASILSTCNRLEIYTLLRSPEQGIHAVGAFLSQHSGLDFGELTPHLFTYHHEEAVAHLLRVAAGLDSLVLGEGQILSQVKKMVRLGQEHGSIGPILNRLLNQAVSTGKRVRSETNLGTGAVSISSAAVELAQLKVGQARGLDELVPLDQEQVAVVGAGRMARLLLQHLQAKGCRGLVLLNRTPERAEALAADFPDFPVQCRPLSDLDHCLSTCSLVFTSTAADEPIIDAARLSGLNRRSSLMLIDIGVPRNISADVEQLVGVDAFDVDDLQEVVTRNQEARRDIAVEAEGLLQEEARQFLEWWDGLEAVPTLNRLRQQLEQIREQELQKALSRMGPDLSVRERKVVEALSKGIINKILHSPVTNLRAPQPRQQRHQAMQVLHQLFALDGEDEDS; from the coding sequence ATGCACATCGCCGTCGTCGGCCTCAGCCACCGCACGGCTCCGGTCGAGATCCGGGAGCGACTGAGCATCCCCGAGCAGACCATGGAGGAATCCCTCCAGAATCTGCGCGGGGACTCCCAGGTGCTCGAGGCTTCCATCCTCAGCACCTGCAACCGGCTCGAGATCTACACCCTGCTGCGCAGCCCCGAACAGGGGATCCATGCCGTGGGTGCCTTCCTGAGCCAGCACTCCGGGCTCGACTTCGGGGAGCTCACGCCCCACCTGTTCACCTACCACCACGAGGAGGCGGTGGCGCACCTGTTGCGGGTGGCCGCCGGCCTCGACAGCCTCGTGCTGGGTGAGGGTCAGATCCTCTCCCAGGTGAAGAAGATGGTGCGCCTGGGCCAGGAACACGGCTCGATCGGACCGATTCTCAACCGCCTGCTCAACCAGGCGGTGAGCACCGGCAAACGGGTGCGCAGCGAAACCAACCTCGGCACCGGTGCTGTCTCGATCAGCTCCGCCGCCGTGGAGCTGGCCCAGCTCAAGGTGGGCCAGGCCAGGGGCCTCGATGAGCTCGTGCCACTGGATCAGGAACAGGTGGCGGTGGTGGGGGCCGGGCGCATGGCCCGTCTGCTGCTGCAGCACCTTCAGGCCAAGGGCTGCCGCGGCCTGGTGCTGCTCAATCGCACGCCGGAACGTGCCGAGGCCCTGGCTGCCGATTTCCCTGATTTCCCCGTCCAGTGCCGCCCGCTGAGCGACCTCGATCACTGCCTGAGCACCTGTTCCCTGGTCTTCACCAGCACCGCGGCGGACGAGCCGATCATCGACGCCGCCAGGCTCAGCGGCCTCAACCGTCGCTCCTCGCTGATGCTCATCGACATCGGTGTGCCGCGCAACATCAGCGCCGACGTGGAGCAGCTCGTCGGTGTTGACGCCTTCGACGTCGACGATCTCCAGGAGGTGGTGACCCGCAACCAGGAGGCCCGCCGGGACATCGCCGTGGAGGCCGAAGGGCTGCTGCAGGAGGAGGCCCGTCAGTTCCTGGAATGGTGGGACGGACTGGAGGCGGTGCCCACCCTCAACCGCCTGCGCCAGCAGCTGGAACAGATCCGCGAGCAGGAACTGCAGAAGGCCCTCAGCCGGATGGGTCCCGATCTCTCGGTGCGGGAGCGCAAGGTGGTGGAGGCCCTGAGCAAGGGCATCATCAACAAGATCCTGCACAGCCCGGTCACCAACCTTCGGGCACCCCAGCCCCGCCAGCAGCGCCACCAGGCGATGCAGGTGCTGCATCAGCTCTTTGCCCTCGACGGAGAGGACGAGGACAGCTGA
- the glpX gene encoding class II fructose-bisphosphatase: MDRTLIQELLEVVEQAAIASAHLTGLGKKDEADAAAVEAMRTRMGSIAMQGRIVIGEGERDEAPMLYIGEEVGSGTGPGVDFAVDPCEGTNLCANAQDGSMAVLAASDRGGLFNAPDFYMKKLAAPPAAKGKVDIRKSATENIAILSECLGMPASDLVIVVMDRARHKDLIAEIRATGARVKPISDGDVQAAIACGFAGTGTHCLMGIGAAPEGVISAAALRCLGGHFQGQLVYDPAIAQTSEWADYTKEGNIERLNSMGITDIDKVYEAEELASGENVVFAGSGITPGLLFKGVVFERDCTRTSSLIISSLDTTARFTDTIHIKPGAKSVALR; encoded by the coding sequence GTGGATCGCACCCTCATTCAGGAACTGCTCGAAGTCGTTGAGCAGGCCGCCATCGCCTCCGCCCACCTCACCGGACTCGGGAAGAAAGATGAGGCCGATGCCGCCGCCGTCGAGGCGATGCGCACCCGCATGGGCTCCATCGCCATGCAGGGCCGGATCGTGATCGGCGAGGGTGAGCGGGATGAGGCCCCGATGCTCTACATCGGCGAGGAAGTGGGCAGCGGCACAGGCCCCGGTGTCGATTTCGCCGTGGATCCCTGCGAAGGCACCAATCTCTGCGCCAACGCCCAGGACGGCTCGATGGCGGTGCTCGCCGCCTCGGACCGCGGCGGACTCTTCAACGCCCCCGACTTCTACATGAAGAAGCTGGCCGCGCCCCCGGCCGCCAAGGGCAAGGTGGACATCCGCAAGAGCGCCACCGAGAACATCGCCATCCTGAGCGAGTGCCTGGGCATGCCCGCCAGCGACCTGGTGATCGTTGTGATGGACCGCGCCCGCCACAAGGATCTGATCGCCGAGATCCGGGCCACCGGCGCCCGGGTGAAGCCGATCAGTGACGGGGACGTGCAGGCAGCGATCGCCTGCGGTTTCGCCGGCACCGGCACCCACTGCCTGATGGGCATCGGCGCCGCCCCCGAGGGGGTGATCTCCGCGGCGGCGCTGCGCTGCCTCGGCGGCCACTTCCAGGGACAGCTGGTGTATGACCCCGCCATCGCCCAGACCAGCGAGTGGGCCGACTACACCAAGGAAGGCAACATCGAGCGGCTGAACTCGATGGGCATCACCGACATCGACAAGGTCTATGAAGCCGAGGAGCTCGCTTCCGGTGAGAACGTTGTCTTCGCCGGCAGCGGGATCACCCCGGGCCTGCTGTTCAAGGGTGTGGTGTTCGAGCGAGACTGCACCCGCACCAGCAGCCTGATCATCAGCTCCCTCGACACCACGGCCCGCTTCACCGACACGATCCACATCAAGCCCGGCGCCAAGAGCGTCGCCCTGCGCTGA
- the rpe gene encoding ribulose-phosphate 3-epimerase, giving the protein MSTKPLVIAPSILSADFARLGDEVRAVDEAGADWIHVDVMDGRFVPNITIGPLIVEALRPVTSKPLDVHLMIVEPERYVGDFAKAGADHIYVQVEACPHLHRNLGQIRDLGKKAGAVLNPGTPLETLEYCLELCDLVLIMSVNPGFGGQSFIPSAVEKVRRLRRMCDERGLDPWIEVDGGLKANNTWQVVEAGANAIVAGSAVFNAPDYRAAIEGIRHSRRPEAVLV; this is encoded by the coding sequence ATGAGCACGAAGCCTCTGGTGATCGCCCCGTCGATCCTTTCCGCTGATTTTGCCCGCCTCGGTGACGAGGTGAGGGCCGTAGACGAGGCTGGAGCCGACTGGATCCATGTCGACGTCATGGATGGCCGATTCGTTCCCAACATCACCATCGGCCCGCTGATCGTCGAGGCCCTCCGCCCCGTCACCAGCAAGCCCCTCGATGTCCACCTCATGATCGTGGAGCCCGAGCGCTATGTGGGGGATTTCGCCAAGGCCGGCGCCGATCACATCTATGTGCAGGTGGAAGCCTGCCCGCACCTCCACCGCAACCTGGGTCAGATCAGGGACCTCGGCAAGAAGGCCGGAGCGGTGCTCAACCCCGGCACTCCGCTGGAAACCCTCGAATACTGCCTCGAGCTCTGTGATCTGGTGCTGATCATGAGCGTCAACCCCGGCTTCGGCGGCCAGAGCTTCATCCCCTCGGCGGTGGAGAAGGTGCGCCGCCTGCGCCGGATGTGCGACGAGCGCGGACTCGATCCCTGGATCGAGGTGGACGGGGGCCTCAAGGCCAACAACACCTGGCAGGTGGTGGAAGCTGGCGCCAACGCGATCGTGGCTGGTTCGGCCGTGTTCAATGCTCCCGACTACCGAGCGGCGATCGAGGGGATCCGCCACAGCCGCCGGCCTGAGGCCGTGCTGGTCTGA
- the ccsB gene encoding c-type cytochrome biogenesis protein CcsB gives MNDPVLSLGLLAFALLLVALPLAFWSLSGGRSSSPVRLLVAAANLSLTAQLTLRWWDSGHFPISNLYESLCFLAWACTLTQLLVERSWASPLVPAAATPMGLGCLAFASFALPDRLQEASPLVPALRSSWLVMHVSVIMVSYAALLVGSLLSVAVLVTDRGQDLQLRSSSIGSGGYRQAKLAVDAGELRLSSVSIGVSEQLDSLSYRTITVGFLLLSVGLVSGAVWANEAWGSWWSWDPKETWALICWLVYAAYLHSRLSRGWQGRRPAMVAAAGLVVIVVCYIGVNLLGIGLHSYGWFLGA, from the coding sequence GTGAACGATCCGGTTCTCTCCCTTGGCCTGCTGGCCTTCGCGCTGCTGCTGGTGGCGCTGCCCCTGGCCTTCTGGAGCCTCAGCGGCGGCCGCTCCAGCAGTCCGGTCCGTCTGTTGGTGGCGGCCGCCAATCTGAGCCTCACGGCTCAGCTCACCCTGCGCTGGTGGGACTCCGGTCACTTCCCGATCAGCAATCTCTACGAATCCCTCTGCTTCCTGGCCTGGGCCTGCACCCTCACCCAGCTGCTGGTGGAGCGATCCTGGGCCAGTCCGCTGGTGCCGGCCGCGGCCACCCCCATGGGCCTGGGCTGCCTCGCCTTCGCCAGCTTCGCCCTGCCCGACCGGCTGCAGGAGGCCTCCCCCCTGGTGCCGGCTCTGCGCTCCAGCTGGCTGGTGATGCACGTCAGCGTGATCATGGTGAGCTACGCCGCTCTCCTGGTGGGATCGCTGCTCTCTGTGGCGGTGCTCGTCACCGATCGCGGCCAGGACCTGCAACTGCGCAGCAGCTCCATCGGCAGCGGCGGCTATCGCCAGGCGAAGCTCGCCGTTGATGCGGGCGAGCTGCGCCTGAGCAGCGTCTCGATCGGGGTGAGCGAGCAACTCGACAGCCTCAGCTACCGCACGATCACCGTGGGCTTCCTGCTGCTCTCGGTGGGCCTGGTCAGCGGAGCCGTGTGGGCAAATGAAGCATGGGGCAGCTGGTGGAGCTGGGATCCCAAGGAGACCTGGGCCCTGATCTGCTGGCTGGTCTACGCCGCCTATCTGCACAGCCGGCTGAGCCGGGGCTGGCAGGGACGCCGACCGGCCATGGTGGCGGCCGCCGGCCTGGTGGTGATCGTCGTCTGCTACATCGGCGTCAACCTTCTGGGCATCGGCCTGCACAGCTACGGCTGGTTCCTGGGCGCCTGA
- a CDS encoding LptF/LptG family permease, translating to MVSWQRLPLMDRWLTNELMGPLLFGIAAFTAVSLSVGVVFELVRRVAESGLPLLTALQVLGLRMPGFLVLSFPMATLMATLLAYSTLSSNSELIALRSVGVSTWRMVLPALVVAVLMSLLTFVFNDLIVPSANLEATNTLNQALGKAIAAEKGSNIIYSRFSRRPSKLDETGSERYLSQLFYSRQFKDGEMEEVTVLDFSRPSGTQILKAKKGTWNDEAGMWEFRDGQIVLVGDNETTTSAKFDRYLYPLDQGPLKLAALPKDAASMSVSEALRAEILLREAGDQKEARRLRVRIQEKFAFPAICLVFGLIGSSLGVRPDARTSRSQGFGISVLLIFSYYLMSFIFSSLGVKGTLGPLLAAWSPVLIGLMLGLLLLRQASR from the coding sequence ATGGTCTCCTGGCAGCGGCTGCCCCTGATGGATCGCTGGCTCACCAACGAGCTGATGGGTCCGCTCCTGTTCGGTATCGCTGCCTTCACGGCGGTCTCACTTTCGGTGGGAGTGGTCTTCGAGCTGGTGCGTCGAGTGGCCGAATCAGGTCTGCCGCTGCTCACGGCCCTGCAGGTGCTCGGCCTGCGGATGCCCGGTTTCCTGGTGCTGTCCTTCCCGATGGCCACCTTGATGGCCACCCTGCTGGCCTACAGCACCCTCTCGAGCAACAGCGAACTGATCGCCCTGCGCAGCGTGGGGGTGAGCACCTGGCGCATGGTGCTGCCGGCTTTGGTCGTTGCGGTGCTGATGAGCCTGCTCACCTTCGTGTTCAACGACCTGATCGTTCCCAGCGCCAACCTTGAGGCGACCAACACGTTGAATCAGGCCCTGGGCAAGGCGATCGCGGCGGAGAAGGGCAGCAACATCATTTATTCCCGCTTCAGCCGTCGCCCCAGCAAGCTGGATGAGACCGGCAGCGAACGTTACCTCTCCCAGCTGTTTTACTCACGGCAATTCAAGGATGGAGAGATGGAGGAAGTCACGGTCCTCGATTTCAGCCGTCCCAGCGGAACCCAGATCCTCAAGGCGAAAAAGGGCACCTGGAACGATGAGGCGGGGATGTGGGAATTCCGCGACGGGCAGATCGTGCTGGTGGGCGACAACGAAACCACCACCTCAGCCAAGTTCGATCGTTATCTCTACCCGCTCGATCAGGGGCCCCTCAAGCTGGCGGCCCTGCCCAAGGATGCGGCCAGCATGTCGGTGTCGGAGGCGCTGCGTGCTGAGATTCTGCTGCGGGAAGCAGGGGATCAGAAGGAGGCAAGGCGGTTGAGGGTGCGCATCCAGGAGAAGTTCGCCTTCCCGGCCATCTGCCTGGTGTTCGGCCTGATCGGCAGCAGCCTCGGGGTCAGGCCCGATGCCCGCACGAGCCGCAGCCAGGGGTTCGGCATCAGCGTGCTGCTGATCTTCTCCTATTACCTGATGTCGTTCATCTTCAGCTCGCTGGGGGTGAAAGGCACGCTCGGCCCACTGCTGGCGGCCTGGTCTCCGGTGCTGATCGGCTTGATGCTCGGGCTGCTCCTGTTACGCCAGGCCAGCCGCTGA
- the lptB gene encoding LPS export ABC transporter ATP-binding protein, which produces MSLSLESVTLSLGGRPLVKEVSLALEPGEVVGLLGPNGAGKTTTFNLVTGLLRPDRGQVLLDGHRVEGLPMPKRARLGIGYLPQEASVFRQLTARENLQLALQQSGTPLRMRRQRLEELIEEFHLSRFQHRRGFQLSGGERRRCEVARALAVGSNGPRYLLLDEPFAGVDPLAVADLQALIGSLRQRGMGLLITDHNVRETLAITDRAYILTEGSILASGPSSEVAGDPLVRRHYLGEGFQL; this is translated from the coding sequence ATGAGTCTCTCCCTGGAGAGCGTGACTCTGAGCCTGGGCGGCCGTCCCCTGGTGAAGGAGGTGAGCCTGGCGCTGGAACCCGGAGAAGTGGTGGGTCTGCTGGGACCCAACGGTGCAGGCAAGACCACCACCTTCAACCTGGTCACGGGTCTGCTCAGGCCCGACAGGGGTCAGGTGCTTCTGGACGGCCACCGGGTCGAGGGCCTGCCGATGCCCAAACGGGCGCGGCTGGGCATCGGCTACCTGCCTCAGGAGGCCAGTGTGTTCCGCCAGCTCACGGCCCGCGAGAACCTGCAGCTGGCCCTGCAGCAGAGCGGGACTCCGCTGCGGATGCGCCGACAGCGGTTGGAGGAGCTGATCGAGGAGTTTCATCTCAGCCGGTTTCAGCACCGCCGGGGCTTCCAGCTCTCAGGTGGAGAGCGCCGACGCTGTGAAGTGGCTCGGGCCCTGGCCGTGGGCAGCAACGGGCCTCGTTATCTTCTGCTGGATGAACCCTTCGCGGGTGTCGATCCCCTGGCGGTGGCCGATCTGCAGGCTCTGATCGGCAGCCTGCGCCAGCGGGGCATGGGCCTGCTGATCACCGACCACAACGTTCGCGAGACGCTGGCCATCACCGATCGCGCCTACATCCTCACCGAGGGAAGCATTCTCGCCTCGGGCCCCTCCTCGGAGGTGGCCGGCGACCCCCTGGTGAGACGTCACTATCTGGGCGAGGGATTTCAGTTGTGA
- a CDS encoding LPS-assembly protein LptD, producing MSEPPLWPRRNPVLPALAALLLMLAAAANGRAQTIQPGDQVGPAADQVPAAPATPPATGQVTIESDRQQADNVTGIITASGNVRIVYPDRRVVATSRQAQYFTREGMIILSGDVDVIQDDGNLLRADRVTYMVEQERALAQPLEGQQVFSKLLIQTAPQVQPPGAQPQPITPPLR from the coding sequence ATGTCCGAACCACCCCTGTGGCCTAGGCGAAATCCGGTGCTGCCGGCCCTGGCAGCCCTGCTCCTGATGCTGGCTGCAGCGGCCAACGGCCGTGCCCAGACGATCCAGCCCGGTGATCAGGTGGGTCCGGCTGCGGATCAGGTGCCGGCAGCTCCGGCAACCCCTCCCGCCACCGGCCAGGTCACGATCGAATCCGACCGCCAGCAGGCCGATAACGTCACCGGCATCATCACCGCCTCGGGCAACGTCCGGATCGTTTATCCCGACCGCCGGGTGGTGGCCACCTCCCGCCAGGCTCAGTACTTCACCCGGGAGGGGATGATCATTCTCAGCGGGGATGTGGATGTGATCCAGGACGATGGCAACCTGTTGAGGGCCGACCGGGTCACCTACATGGTGGAGCAGGAGCGGGCCCTGGCCCAGCCCCTGGAAGGGCAGCAGGTGTTCAGCAAACTTTTGATCCAGACCGCACCCCAGGTTCAGCCGCCGGGAGCCCAACCCCAGCCCATCACGCCGCCGCTTCGATGA